In Dromiciops gliroides isolate mDroGli1 chromosome 4, mDroGli1.pri, whole genome shotgun sequence, one DNA window encodes the following:
- the PIPOX gene encoding peroxisomal sarcosine oxidase isoform X2: MEKCSALPANRKGRMSGTHQELYDAIVVGAGIEGCFTTYHFTKNKRKVLLLEQFFLPHSRGSSHGQSRIIRRAYPEDFYTKMMEECYQIWAQLENESGTKLYRQTGLLVLGKKEEAEIRTIQDNLSKQGAEHKYFDAEELRRCFPNIRFPREQVGIWEPHAGVLFADKALKALQDLIRQLGGVIHDGEKVVEIKPGYPVTVTTATRTYQAKSLVITAGPWTNQLLLPLGMQLPLQALRINVCYWREKVPGSYGKNFPCFIGSFPDLAPHHIYGLPAREYPGLVKVCYHHGNKADPDERDCPSASSEVADVQILSSFVRDYLPSLQPRPAIMERCMYTNTPDQNFILDRHPKHANIVIGAGFSGHGFKLSPVVGKVLYELSTGSTLSYDPTPFQIRRFQGLNNASL; this comes from the exons aTGGAGAAATGCAGTGCACTGCCTG CTAACAGGAAAGGCAGGATGTCCGGGACCCACCAGGAGCTCTATGATGCCATCGTGGTTGGGGCTGGCATTGAGGGATGCTTCACTACCTATCACTTCaccaaaaataagagaaaagtcCTTCTTCTGGAGCAG ttttttctccctcattcccgGGGAAGCTCCCATGGGCAGAGCCGGATCATCCGCAGGGCCTACCCTGAAGACTTTTACACCAAGATGATGGAAGAGTGTTACCAAATCTGGGCCCAGCTGGAGAATGAGTCTGGGACAAAGTTATACAG GCAGACAGGATTACTGGTgctgggaaagaaggaagaagcagaGATTCGTACCATTCAGGACAATTTATCTAAGCAGGGTGCAGAACACAAGTATTTTGATGCTGAAGAGCTGAGGAGGTGTTTTCCAAATATTCGGTTTCCCAGAGAGCAAGTGGGAATCTGGGAGCCACATGCGGGTGTCCTGTTTGCTGACAAGGCTCTGAAGGCCCTACAG GATTTAATCAGACAGCTAGGAGGCGTGATCCATGATGGGGAGAAAGTAGTAGAGATAAAACCCGGGTACCCAGTTACCGTGACAACCGCCACCAGGACCTATCAAGCCAAGAGCTTGGTAATTACTGCAGGCCCTTGGACTAACCAGCTTCTCCTCCCCTTGGGAATGCAACTGCCTCTGCAG GCCCTGCGGATCAATGTGTGTTACTGGAGAGAGAAGGTGCCTGGGAGCTATGGAAAGAACTTTCCCTGCTTTATCGGGTCATTCCCAGACCTGGCTCCCCACCACATCTATGGGCTGCCTGCTAGAGAGTACCCAGGGCTGGTGAAG GTCTGTTATCACCATGGCAACAAAGCTGACCCAGATGAGCGGGACTGCCCCTCAGCATCTTCAGAAGTAGCAGATGTCCAGATCCTCAGCAGCTTTGTGAGAGATTACCTCCCCAGTCTGCAGCCTCGGCCTGCCATAATGGAACGATGCATGTACACG AACACCCCAGATCAGAATTTCATTTTGGATCGGCACCCAAAACATGCCAACATCGTCATTGGGGCTGGATTCTCAG gACATGGCTTCAAGCTGTCCCCTGTGGTGGGGAAGGTCCTGTATGAACTAAGTACGGGGTCAACCCTATCCTACGATCCGACTCCATTTCAAATTAGACGCTTCCAGGGCCTGAATAACGCATCTCTGTAA
- the PIPOX gene encoding peroxisomal sarcosine oxidase isoform X3 translates to MAPELARWDFGLPSPPSSPLLSSPQRRGTWTHIPVSLSLFSFAWKLTGKAGCPGPTRSSMMPSWLGLALRDASLPITSPKIREKSFFWSRQTGLLVLGKKEEAEIRTIQDNLSKQGAEHKYFDAEELRRCFPNIRFPREQVGIWEPHAGVLFADKALKALQDLIRQLGGVIHDGEKVVEIKPGYPVTVTTATRTYQAKSLVITAGPWTNQLLLPLGMQLPLQALRINVCYWREKVPGSYGKNFPCFIGSFPDLAPHHIYGLPAREYPGLVKVCYHHGNKADPDERDCPSASSEVADVQILSSFVRDYLPSLQPRPAIMERCMYTNTPDQNFILDRHPKHANIVIGAGFSGHGFKLSPVVGKVLYELSTGSTLSYDPTPFQIRRFQGLNNASL, encoded by the exons ATGGCACCTGAACTGGCCCGGTGGGACTTtggcctcccctccccaccctcctctcctctcctttcctctccacaGAGACGTGGGACTTGGACTCACATTCCAGtttccctgtctctcttctcctttgcttGGAAGCTAACAGGAAAGGCAGGATGTCCGGGACCCACCAGGAGCTCTATGATGCCATCGTGGTTGGGGCTGGCATTGAGGGATGCTTCACTACCTATCACTTCaccaaaaataagagaaaagtcCTTCTTCTGGAGCAG GCAGACAGGATTACTGGTgctgggaaagaaggaagaagcagaGATTCGTACCATTCAGGACAATTTATCTAAGCAGGGTGCAGAACACAAGTATTTTGATGCTGAAGAGCTGAGGAGGTGTTTTCCAAATATTCGGTTTCCCAGAGAGCAAGTGGGAATCTGGGAGCCACATGCGGGTGTCCTGTTTGCTGACAAGGCTCTGAAGGCCCTACAG GATTTAATCAGACAGCTAGGAGGCGTGATCCATGATGGGGAGAAAGTAGTAGAGATAAAACCCGGGTACCCAGTTACCGTGACAACCGCCACCAGGACCTATCAAGCCAAGAGCTTGGTAATTACTGCAGGCCCTTGGACTAACCAGCTTCTCCTCCCCTTGGGAATGCAACTGCCTCTGCAG GCCCTGCGGATCAATGTGTGTTACTGGAGAGAGAAGGTGCCTGGGAGCTATGGAAAGAACTTTCCCTGCTTTATCGGGTCATTCCCAGACCTGGCTCCCCACCACATCTATGGGCTGCCTGCTAGAGAGTACCCAGGGCTGGTGAAG GTCTGTTATCACCATGGCAACAAAGCTGACCCAGATGAGCGGGACTGCCCCTCAGCATCTTCAGAAGTAGCAGATGTCCAGATCCTCAGCAGCTTTGTGAGAGATTACCTCCCCAGTCTGCAGCCTCGGCCTGCCATAATGGAACGATGCATGTACACG AACACCCCAGATCAGAATTTCATTTTGGATCGGCACCCAAAACATGCCAACATCGTCATTGGGGCTGGATTCTCAG gACATGGCTTCAAGCTGTCCCCTGTGGTGGGGAAGGTCCTGTATGAACTAAGTACGGGGTCAACCCTATCCTACGATCCGACTCCATTTCAAATTAGACGCTTCCAGGGCCTGAATAACGCATCTCTGTAA
- the PIPOX gene encoding peroxisomal sarcosine oxidase isoform X4 yields the protein MSGTHQELYDAIVVGAGIEGCFTTYHFTKNKRKVLLLEQFFLPHSRGSSHGQSRIIRRAYPEDFYTKMMEECYQIWAQLENESGTKLYRQTGLLVLGKKEEAEIRTIQDNLSKQGAEHKYFDAEELRRCFPNIRFPREQVGIWEPHAGVLFADKALKALQDLIRQLGGVIHDGEKVVEIKPGYPVTVTTATRTYQAKSLVITAGPWTNQLLLPLGMQLPLQALRINVCYWREKVPGSYGKNFPCFIGSFPDLAPHHIYGLPAREYPGLVKVCYHHGNKADPDERDCPSASSEVADVQILSSFVRDYLPSLQPRPAIMERCMYTNTPDQNFILDRHPKHANIVIGAGFSGHGFKLSPVVGKVLYELSTGSTLSYDPTPFQIRRFQGLNNASL from the exons ATGTCCGGGACCCACCAGGAGCTCTATGATGCCATCGTGGTTGGGGCTGGCATTGAGGGATGCTTCACTACCTATCACTTCaccaaaaataagagaaaagtcCTTCTTCTGGAGCAG ttttttctccctcattcccgGGGAAGCTCCCATGGGCAGAGCCGGATCATCCGCAGGGCCTACCCTGAAGACTTTTACACCAAGATGATGGAAGAGTGTTACCAAATCTGGGCCCAGCTGGAGAATGAGTCTGGGACAAAGTTATACAG GCAGACAGGATTACTGGTgctgggaaagaaggaagaagcagaGATTCGTACCATTCAGGACAATTTATCTAAGCAGGGTGCAGAACACAAGTATTTTGATGCTGAAGAGCTGAGGAGGTGTTTTCCAAATATTCGGTTTCCCAGAGAGCAAGTGGGAATCTGGGAGCCACATGCGGGTGTCCTGTTTGCTGACAAGGCTCTGAAGGCCCTACAG GATTTAATCAGACAGCTAGGAGGCGTGATCCATGATGGGGAGAAAGTAGTAGAGATAAAACCCGGGTACCCAGTTACCGTGACAACCGCCACCAGGACCTATCAAGCCAAGAGCTTGGTAATTACTGCAGGCCCTTGGACTAACCAGCTTCTCCTCCCCTTGGGAATGCAACTGCCTCTGCAG GCCCTGCGGATCAATGTGTGTTACTGGAGAGAGAAGGTGCCTGGGAGCTATGGAAAGAACTTTCCCTGCTTTATCGGGTCATTCCCAGACCTGGCTCCCCACCACATCTATGGGCTGCCTGCTAGAGAGTACCCAGGGCTGGTGAAG GTCTGTTATCACCATGGCAACAAAGCTGACCCAGATGAGCGGGACTGCCCCTCAGCATCTTCAGAAGTAGCAGATGTCCAGATCCTCAGCAGCTTTGTGAGAGATTACCTCCCCAGTCTGCAGCCTCGGCCTGCCATAATGGAACGATGCATGTACACG AACACCCCAGATCAGAATTTCATTTTGGATCGGCACCCAAAACATGCCAACATCGTCATTGGGGCTGGATTCTCAG gACATGGCTTCAAGCTGTCCCCTGTGGTGGGGAAGGTCCTGTATGAACTAAGTACGGGGTCAACCCTATCCTACGATCCGACTCCATTTCAAATTAGACGCTTCCAGGGCCTGAATAACGCATCTCTGTAA